The Camelina sativa cultivar DH55 chromosome 14, Cs, whole genome shotgun sequence genome includes a window with the following:
- the LOC104740150 gene encoding zinc-finger homeodomain protein 14: MQSSCVYRECMRNHAAKLGSYAIDGCREYSQSVTGDLCAACGCHRSYHRRVEVISSAQISHTRFPFMSLRRVKQLARLKWKTAEQRKEDVNEEEEDTEETSTEEKMTVQRRSKSKFTAEQREAMKDFAAKIGWTLKDKRAIREEIRVFCQGIGVTRYHFKTWVNNNKKFYH; the protein is encoded by the coding sequence ATGCAGAGTTCTTGTGTCTACCGAGAATGCATGCGCAACCACGCCGCAAAACTCGGCTCTTACGCCATCGATGGCTGCCGTGAATACTCTCAATCAGTCACCGGCGATCTATGCGCCGCCTGTGGTTGCCACCGCAGCTACCACCGTCGCGTCGAGGTCATATCTTCTGCTCAAATCAGCCACACGCGCTTCCCTTTCATGAGCTTGAGGCGCGTGAAGCAGCTCGCGAGGCTAAAATGGAAAACGGCTGAGCAGAGAAAAGAGGATGttaatgaggaggaggaggacacGGAGGAGACTTCGACGGAAGAGAAGATGACGGTGCAGCGGCGGAGTAAGTCCAAGTTCACGGCGGAGCAAAGGGAAGCGATGAAAGATTTTGCGGCGAAGATAGGATGGACGTTAAAGGATAAGAGAGCGAttagagaagagataagagtcTTCTGCCAAGGGATTGGTGTTACTCGTTATCATTTTAAAACTTGggttaacaataataaaaagttttatcaCTAA
- the LOC104740146 gene encoding uncharacterized protein LOC104740146, protein MDLSREIDDYIKDTIDHSLGLPISTDALKKKLYTAEESNLRFREQYLTLVGRLKEKDRVIDLVRSEASMNAQALKRVIEEKQRLAGECEDLAIQCKKLKRECFLYDQDRESLMDFGNETDQRAREAESRVLELKEQVLKMSDEIKNRVESEEDDCLAYSVLYSLVSREDESVSSGRSFLEANVEDKCCQALLSKWDELKPSTQKVASLVSMVKRIEKEKECLILNLAKAEQEVELVMEQNRDLDKENCMLLRQCSVERSNGSDKFSKRKSPKLMMTSPIDKRIELSSQDFHDV, encoded by the coding sequence atggatctcTCACGAGAAATCGATGACTACATCAAAGACACAATCGACCACTCTTTAGGGCTTCCGATCTCCACAGACGCTCTCAAGAAGAAGCTTTACACGGCTGAAGAATCTAACCTTCGTTTCCGTGAGCAGTATCTTACACTGGTCGGGAgattgaaagagaaagatagagtAATCGATCTCGTTAGATCAGAAGCGAGTATGAACGCGCAAGCGTTGAAGAGAGTCAttgaagagaaacagagattggCTGGTGAGTGCGAGGATTTGGCGATTCAATGTAAGAAGTTGAAAAGAGAATGCTTTCTTTACGATCAAGACCGTGAATCGCTGATGGATTTCGGGAACGAGACGGACCAGAGGGCTAGAGAAGCAGAGTCTAGGGTTCTTGAATTGAAGGAGCAGGTTCTAAAAATGTCTGACGAAATCAAGAACCGGGTTGAATCTGAAGAAGACGATTGTTTGGCTTATTCGGTTTTGTATTCGTTGGTTAGCAGAGAAGACGAGAGTGTGTCATCGGGGCGTAGCTTCTTGGAGGCGAACGTTGAAGACAAGTGTTGTCAAGCTTTGTTGAGCAAATGGGATGAGTTGAAGCCGTCAACGCAAAAGGTTGCGTCTTTAGTTTCAATGGTGAAGAGAATCGAAAAGGAGAAAGAATGTCTCATCTTGAATCTTGCTAAAGCAGAGCAAGAAGTTGAACTTGTGATGGAGCAAAACAGGGACCTGGATAAAGAAAACTGTATGTTGTTGAGGCAATGTTCTGTAGAGAGAAGCAATGGATCTGACAAGTTCAGCAAAAGGAAGAGTCCCAAGTTGATGATGACCAGCCCTATCGACAAGAGGATTGAGTTGAGCAGCCAAGATTTCCATGATGTTTAA
- the LOC104740147 gene encoding protein BASIC PENTACYSTEINE2-like, whose translation MFIIHLDFCFWIFEMDDDGFRNWGYYEPAAATFKGNLGLQLMSTIDRNTKPFLPGRDPNLMIGPNGSYHPQEPPIHMSYNWINQQKDKFFNMLPVTTAPNYGNVLPETSSAPSMQMNLHHHHHQTEENPVVKLEDEVVQTNKKRKTNSKAGLATTTTKAKKPRKPKDENSNNNNNNNNTNNVSRVKPAKKSVDMVINGVSMDISGLPVPVCTCTGAPQQCYRWGCGGWQSACCTTNISMHPLPMSTKRRGARISGRKMSQGAFKKVLEKLASDGFNFGNPIDLKSHWARHGTNKFVTIR comes from the exons ATGTTTATTATCCaccttgatttttgtttctgg ATCTTTGAAATGGATGACGATGGGTTTCGTAATTGGGGTTACTATGAACCAGCGGCTGCTACCTTTAAAGGTAATCTCGGTTTGCAGCTAATGTCAACCATTGATCGGAACACTAAACCGTTTTTACCCGGGCGTGATCCGAATCTAATGATCGGGCCTAACGGGTCGTATCACCCCCAAGAGCCTCCAATCCACATGAGCTACAATTGGATTAACCAACAGAAGGACAAGTTCTTCAACATGTTGCCTGTAACTACCGCTCCTAATTACGGTAATGTCCTTCCCGAGACTTCCTCTGCTCCGTCGATGCAGATGAAtcttcatcaccaccatcatcaaaCCGAGGAGAACCCGGTTGTTAAGTTGGAAGATGAGGTTGTTCAGAcgaataagaagagaaagactAATTCAAAAGCTGGCTTGGCGACGACAACAACAAAGGCTAAGAAGCCACGGAAACCAAAGGATGagaacagcaacaacaacaacaacaacaacaatactaaTAATGTTTCACGAGTGAAACCTGCTAAGAAGAGTGTCGACATGGTTATAAACGGAGTGAGTATGGACATTTCGGGTCTTCCTGTCCCGGTATGCACTTGCACTGGAGCTCCTCAGCAATGCTACCGTTGGGGATGTGGCGGTTGGCAATCAGCGTGCTGCACCACGAACATCTCGATGCATCCGTTACCTATGAGTACTAAACGCCGTGGAGCTAGGATCTCGGGAAGGAAGATGAGTCAAGGCGCGTTTAAGAAAGTTCTTGAGAAACTTGCTTCTGATGGGTTTAACTTTGGTAATCCGATTGATCTTAAGAGCCATTGGGCAAGACATGGAACTAACAAGTTCGTCACAATCAGATGA
- the LOC104740145 gene encoding transmembrane 9 superfamily member 2 — MRTPTTLLLLVGAILFSGAGYVRSDASNHRYKDGDTVPLYANKVGPFHNPSETYRYFDLPFCIPEGVKEKKEALGEVLNGDRLVSAPYKLNFRDEKESEVYCNKKLTKEEVKQFRKAVEKDYYFQMYYDDLPIWGFIGKVDKDIKSDPSEFKYFLYKHIQFEILYNKDRVIEISARMDPHSLVDLTEDKEVDAEFMYTVKWKETETPFEKRMEKYSMSSSLPHHLEIHWFSIINSCVTVLLLTGFLATILMRVLKNDFMKYAQDEEAADDQEESGWKYIHGDVFRFPTHNSLFAASLGSGTQLFTLTIFIFMLALVGVFYPYNRGALFTALVVIYALTSGIAGYTSASFYCQLEGKSWVRNLLLTGCLFCGPLFLTFCFLNTVAITYTATAALPFGTIVVIVLIWTLVTSPLLVLGGIAGKNSKAEFQAPCRTTKYPREIPPLPWYRSAIPQMAMAGFLPFSAIYIELYYIFASVWGHRIYTIYSILFIVFIILIIVTAFITVALTYFQLAAEDHQWWWRSFLCGGSTGLFIYAYCLYYYYARSDMSGFMQTSFFFGYMACICYGFFLMLGTIGFRAALLFVRHIYRSIKCE; from the exons ATGAGGACACCGACGACACTGCTCCTTCTTGTCGGAGCCATTCTCTTCTCCGGCGCCGGTTATGTCAGATCCGACGCCTCCAACCACCGTTACAAGGATGGAGACACCGTTCCTCTCTACGCCAACAAGGTCGGCCCATTTCACAACCCAAG TGAGACCTACCGTTATTTTGATCTTCCCTTCTGTATCCCAG AGGgtgtgaaagagaagaaggaagctctTGGCGAGGTTTTGAATGGAGATCGTCTTGTTAGTGCTCCATACAAGCTCAACTTCAGAGATGAAAAAGAGTCTGAGGTATACTGCAACAAGAAGCTAACTAAAGAAGAGGTCAAACAGTTCCGCAAGGCTGTTGAGAAAGACTACTACTTTCAGATGTACTATGATGATCTGCCTATTTGGGGTTTCATTGGAAAGGTTGACAAAGATATCAAGTCTGATCCGAGTGAATTCAAATACTTCCTGTACAAGCACATCCAGTTTGAGATTCTGTACAACAAGGACCGTGTGATTGAAATCAGTGCTAGAATGGATCCTCATTCGCTTGTGGATCTCACTGAGGACAAGGAAGTCGATGCTGAGTTTATGTACACTGTGAAGTGGAAGGAAACTGAGACTCCTTTTGAGAAAAGAATGGAGAAATACTCTATGTCGTCTTCTCTTCCACATCACTTGGAAATTCACTGGTTCTCCATTATTAACTCCTGTGTCACGGTTCTTCTTTTGACTGGTTTCCTTGCAACTATCTTGATGCGAGTACTCAAGAATGATTTCATGAA GTATGCTCAAGACGAGGAAGCTGCTGATGATCAAGAGGAAAGTGGATGGAAGTACATTCATGGGGATGTCTTTCGCTTCCCTACTCACAATTCTTTGTTCGCCGCATCGCTCGGTAGTGGAACTCAATTGTTTACACT CACCATATTTATCTTCATGCTTGCTCTTGTTGGAGTGTTCTACCCATACAACCGAGGAGCACTTTTTACCGCTTTGGTGGTCATCTACGCTCTCACATCTGGAATCGCCGGATACACATCTGCTTCTTTCTACTGCCAACTTGAAGGAAAAAGCTGG GTGAGGAACTTGTTACTCACTGGATGTCTCTTCTGTGGCCCATTATTCCTAACGTTTTGCTTCCTTAACACCGTAGCCATCACCTACACTGCAACCGCCGCATTACCCTTTGGAACCATTGTGGTAATCGTCCTGATATGGACGTTAGTCACATCACCTTTACTCGTCTTGGGTGGGATCGCTGGTAAAAACAGCAAAGCGGAGTTCCAAGCACCGTGCCGTACTACCAAATATCCCCGAGAGATTCCACCACTCCCATGGTACAGAAGCGCTATCCCACAGATGGCAATGGCTGGATTTCTTCCTTTCAGTGCCATCTACATTGAGCTTTACTACATTTTCGCTAGTGTTTGGGGTCACCGGATCTACACCATCTACAGCAttctcttcattgtcttcatcatcctcatcattgTCACTGCTTTTATAACCGTTGCCTTGACTTACTTCCAACTCGCTGCTGAAGATCACCAGTGGTGGTGGAG ATCGTTCTTATGCGGTGGATCAACCGGTTTGTTTATATACGCATACTGCTTATACTATTACTACGCAAGATCAGACATGTCAGGGTTCATGCAAACATCGTTTTTCTTCGGATACATGGCTTGCATTTGCTACGGATTCTTCTTAATGCTCGGAACAATAGGATTCCGTGCAGCACTCCTCTTTGTTCGTCACATTTACCGGTCGATCAAATGCGAGTAA